Part of the Quercus robur chromosome 5, dhQueRobu3.1, whole genome shotgun sequence genome, AGTTAAGTTTTGGCACGATCATTGGTGTGGAGCTGAACCTTTCAGGGATCAGTATTTTGAATCATTTCAAATTGATAGAGATAAAGCAGCCACGATGGCTAATTATTTAATTGTCTGATGGTTTTAGTCATTGGCATCCATCTTTTACTCGAGCAGCACATGATTGGGAATTGGAATCTATGGATTCCCTTTTGGATGATTTGTACTTTGGATCTATTGGCATTAGGAGGATAGGAtgatttggagtttttttttttttttttttttttgataatatgatagttacaatgagggaggggggatttgaaccctaaaagTTTCCGTTAGAAAGACCAGGAGGtatcaattgagctacaaggctcttggcaggATGATTTGGATTTTGTCTAAGGTTAGGGGCTTCAAAGTTAGCATTTATTATAGTGTCTTGCGAACAGGTGGGGATTTTTCCTTCCCCTGGTGAGCTGTTTGGAGAGCTAAATCTCCACCTTGGGTTTCTTTCTTTATGTAGGGTAGCTAGAGAATTATGGGGCTTTCATGTGGGCTGGGTGTGAATTGGGTGATGCCTAGAAGGATTTTGGATTTGTTGCTATGTTGGCTGGTCTTTCTGCTAAAAAGAGCAGGTTGTCTATTTGGAATGCAATTCCATCTTGCTTGATGTGGCTTATTTGGAGAGAGGAATTCTCACATTTTTGAAGACAGATTTTTCGGTTTCCTAGCTCAAATAGCAATTAGTGAGCAACCTGTTCATCTAGAACCCGGGCTTCTTCTCCTTCAAAGGATTGTGGTTCTGATTTGGTGTCCTTCTTAGATATCATGTGTCTCTGCTGAtatgtccccccccccccccctctctttttctgttCAATGAAAACTTTACTTATtgatcaaaaaaagaaattcataatTGTGGATTTAAGTGCAGATCTTTACTAGTTGTTATTTGGGATTTATCCGATTGATGGATGCTGAGAAGGAGGTTTTTGATTTGGCGCATTCAAGTGATGATTCTATATATTCTGCTTCTCAACGATCAGATGATGTCAAGTGCTTATATTTTAGTGAGGGTCATGGAGGTTTGAATATCTGGGATGAGAGGATTGGAAAATGCCCAACCCAATGGAATTTGCATGAACATAGGATTAACTCCATTGATTTTAACTCCGAAAACTATAAAATCATGGCTACTAGTTCCTCCGATGGAACTGCCTGCGTATGGGATTTGAGAAGTATTAATGTAGATCAACCCAAAACTCTGATGAAAGTAAGCCACAAAAGGGCCGTGCAGTCTGCTTACTTCTCACCCTCTGGAAGCTCCCACGCAACAACAAGGTATGTAGGGTTGTATTAAAACTTTGATTTTCAGATTGAATATCTTGCGACCGGTTAGAAGTATATGTGGTAGTTTGCTTGATACTATTTGAGTACACTTAAGATTATGTAATCTATTCTTGTTTATATGATTTTAcaattagttcaaaatttgaTGTATAAAGTTGACTCCTGTTTCTGGCTTCTAATCAACTTCCTGTTTTAGGCATACACACATTCAAATTCTTGTTTTTTAACACCCTAATTGCATATATAGGTTATATTAGTTATCTTGTTAAAAGCCAAAGTATGGTGTATAAGCAGGGCTGGTTTGGATAGAACTGTATATGATTTTAATTCTAggaattaattttcaattgtcTTCATGTAGCATGGACAACACAGTTGGTATAGGGACTGGAGTAAATTTTGACCACACTTCAATGATTAAGCATGATAATCTGAGCGGCTTCAGGTACAAATTTTTGCAGATTATCAAATGCTGATGTATCTTTTATTGTTGAACTATCTGCTTGATGTTCTATGGCAAATATGACAATCATTCTCTATTAAGGTTTGTTTAGTTCCTTAATAACAACCTTTTGCTGGTTCTAAATTTTGCTTGACCACTTAATTATTGAAGAAACTGATGCCATGTTGTCATCAAAATAATGgtacttaattttatttctaatgTTTTCCTTTAGAAATGGTTTCGATACCAAAGAACGGATTCTATTGAAGAACATGGACcttggatattattattattattattataatcaGCAAACCTTATTAAGCTCAACAGTCTGTgcccataataataataatcagcAAACCTTATTAAGCTCAACAGTCTGTGCCCAAATTCTGCAAAAATCTAACTGAACCAGCTGCTAAGACTGCAACACAAGAACTCAAACAATAATCAGCAAACCTTATTAAGCTCAAcagtcaataataataataataataataatcagcAAACCTTATTAAGCTCAACAGTCTGTgcctataataataataatcagcAAACCTTATTAAGCTCAACAGTCTGTGCCCAAATTCTGCAAAAATCTAACTGAACCAGCTGCTAAGACTGCAACACAAGAACTCAAACAATAATCAGCAAACCTTATTAAGCTCAACAGTCTGTgcccataataataataattggcaAACCTTATTAAGCTCAACAGTCTGTGCCCAAATTCTGCAAAAATCTAACTGAACCAGCTGCTAAGACTGCAACACAAGAActcaaacaacaaacaaaacaatttacCAAGTTCTAACCAGGAGCCCAGGCTCCTAAACATTAGTTCTTCTTTCCACCAGTTGACACTGAGCAAGAGATACCCCAGAGATTGCAGAGGATTCTGTTCTGCAAAGTATTTAAACCTCCTGCAGCAATCAACTCTAGATTTCACATCCCACTTGATTGCCTGAATTTTGCACTCAGACTTATGAGACAATTAAACTCTCTGTAATTTCTTTGCAGTCATATGTGATAAATTGCAGATGCCCATGCATCTTGCAAATCACAGATTTGAATTGAGACCCTTCCCCTTCAAAGCCTTGACACTCCATTATAGGATTTTAGACCAGCACTGCCTCCTTAATCTAATCCAATACAATATCTCAATCTGATGCCACTCTCATGGGACAACAGCacttaaaattcaagttctccCATCTTTTTCTATACCGTCTACAAAATACATGCAAGATGACACATTGATACCAACAATTCAAGTCTGGCATGGGTAGTCAATCTAATTATCGGCGACAACCAACAGGTGAATGCATGCCTTGGGGTAGTAGAAATATGCCTAACTATCCTCCACCAATCAACAACTGGCGGCCTTGATCTGATAGCTTCCCAGGTTTCTGCAAAATTGAACATACTGGAGTTTGCAACAATCCAGTCCATTCTATAGAATGCCTCTTCCAGGTTTACCTGATACACTTTAACTTGAATCAGCACCAATGGCCATTATAGATAACACTAGAATCTCTAGCATTAATGCCGCTCCCAGCATCACATACAATCCCTCCATCAGGGTCAGAGTTGTCCAGCCAAAGAGACATCAGGATGCCAAATTTTAATCAAGTTTGGTCGATTCATTCTCTTAAGCAGATTCTTGGATAGGAGGGATGATATCAACCATCTGAAAAAGATGGACTGTAGTCACAcaacaacaccccccccccccccccccctctctctctctccttctcctcTTTTTCCTTCCCAACCACAATAAAAACCCACCCTTTAAAAGAACacataaaaagataaaatgtgAATAGGATAAGTTGGACAGTACTGTGGTCTGATGTCATTATATAAATACAATATCTTGCAATCACGAAAATAAGATTGtcattaaaacttttttttttttttttttgggagcagAGCAATATGGGATCGGGATGATTCACACATCTTCATTGGCAATATGAAAAGAGGAGTTGATGTTATCTCCCTAACTCTTGAAAAAACAATATTCACTCTACAAAGCCCACACATGTCAGCAGTTCCACGCAGGTTTGATGCACACCCTTCAACTGTTGGCATGCTTGCAGGAGCCACTTGTTTGGGCCAGGTTTATATGTGGACATTGGGCTAGCAACCTCAGTTTCTTTCTGTAAAACAGGACTGCTGTTgcatattgattttttttttggagtagaATTGACAGAGTTTGTGCAGTTTGATGTCTTGCAAA contains:
- the LOC126724944 gene encoding uncharacterized protein LOC126724944, with product MPSDDTVKAISQSNSNTSPMLDLGPLSRRDAYRGIASDKLLMERIRGFLKKPHEEFGFNGGDSIKGVCESGTGSSLELNSLSLNPESVARVVLENIVVGNNFGNVGFWDVDSSIDDEEEDDGLHLYDPHHGVISGISIHQHSFSKIFTSCYLGFIRLMDAEKEVFDLAHSSDDSIYSASQRSDDVKCLYFSEGHGGLNIWDERIGKCPTQWNLHEHRINSIDFNSENYKIMATSSSDGTACVWDLRSINVDQPKTLMKVSHKRAVQSAYFSPSGSSHATTSMDNTVGIGTGVNFDHTSMIKHDNLSGFRAIWDRDDSHIFIGNMKRGVDVISLTLEKTIFTLQSPHMSAVPRRFDAHPSTVGMLAGATCLGQVYMWTLG